The Lycium barbarum isolate Lr01 chromosome 10, ASM1917538v2, whole genome shotgun sequence genome includes a region encoding these proteins:
- the LOC132615105 gene encoding 16 kDa phloem protein 1 isoform X1 has translation MTTIFGTMEVNLVNAKGLKNNELWGGGIDPYVLLQYRGQERKSTTARAGQGSKPEWNEKFNFKIEYPSTDGQYKLILKLMDHDTFSSDDYLGEATIYLKEFIELGLENGIAEIHPRKYSVVGSDQCYCGEIQVGITFTPREAIEEEEEEYGGWKDTTDDY, from the exons ATGACGACTATCTTTGGAACAATGGAGGTGAATCTTGTCAACGCTAAAGGTCTAAAAAACAACGAACTTTGGG GTGGTGGAATAGATCCATATGTTTTGCTTCAATATAGAGGTCAAGAACGTAAAAGCACTACTGCTCGAG CAGGCCAAGGCAGTAAACCAGAATGGAATGAGAAGTTCAATTTCAAGATAGAATATCCCTCAACAGATGGACAGTACAAGCTTATACTTAAGCTCATGGATCATGATACCTTTTCTTCAGATGACTATCTTGGCGAAGCCAC TATCTACTTGAAGGAATTTATTGAGCTGGGATTGGAGAATGGAATAGCTGAAATTCATCCTCGCAAATATAGTGTGGTGGGCAGTGATCAATGTTACTGTGGTGAAATTCAAGTTGGCATCACTTTCACTCCAAGG GAGgcaattgaggaagaagaagaagaatatggTGGATGGAAGGATACTACTGATGATTACTGA
- the LOC132615105 gene encoding 16 kDa phloem protein 1 isoform X2, producing the protein MTTIFGTMEVNLVNAKGLKNNELWGGGIDPYVLLQYRGQERKSTTARGQGSKPEWNEKFNFKIEYPSTDGQYKLILKLMDHDTFSSDDYLGEATIYLKEFIELGLENGIAEIHPRKYSVVGSDQCYCGEIQVGITFTPREAIEEEEEEYGGWKDTTDDY; encoded by the exons ATGACGACTATCTTTGGAACAATGGAGGTGAATCTTGTCAACGCTAAAGGTCTAAAAAACAACGAACTTTGGG GTGGTGGAATAGATCCATATGTTTTGCTTCAATATAGAGGTCAAGAACGTAAAAGCACTACTGCTCGAG GCCAAGGCAGTAAACCAGAATGGAATGAGAAGTTCAATTTCAAGATAGAATATCCCTCAACAGATGGACAGTACAAGCTTATACTTAAGCTCATGGATCATGATACCTTTTCTTCAGATGACTATCTTGGCGAAGCCAC TATCTACTTGAAGGAATTTATTGAGCTGGGATTGGAGAATGGAATAGCTGAAATTCATCCTCGCAAATATAGTGTGGTGGGCAGTGATCAATGTTACTGTGGTGAAATTCAAGTTGGCATCACTTTCACTCCAAGG GAGgcaattgaggaagaagaagaagaatatggTGGATGGAAGGATACTACTGATGATTACTGA
- the LOC132613346 gene encoding uncharacterized protein LOC132613346, with translation MSFLLEADGNISVEETGDALKNTDFVFTFYIFLGYVNKALEKASKNKMIIDAIGEPVIRGPWYNASLAVAHQRQSVSCTFPVSGPQGTGIFQLKAVRNGDTCSEKRTFSILDKWSRDWEILIMEALVHVPGNEEKQQTFRIKVSDYLLPPASNACRGCTSQESSCSVEKK, from the exons ATGTCCTTCCTACTTGAGGCAGATGGAAATATTTCAGTTGAGGAAACTGGCGATGCTTTAAAAAACACTGATTTTGTTTTCACATTTTACATATTTCTTGGTTATGTAAA CAAGGCCTTGGAGAAAGCCAGTAAAAATAAGATGATTATAGATGCTATCGGGGAGCCCGTTATTAGAGGTCCTTGGTATAATGCATCACTAGCAGTAGCTCATCAAAGGCAATCTGTATCATGCACATTTCCTGTCTCTGGACCACAAGGCACTGGAATTTTTCAGTTGAAGGCAGTTCGTAATGGAG ATACGTGTTCTGAAAAACGGACATTCTCTATTCTA GACAAATGGTCTCGCGACTGGGAGATACTCATTATGGAAGCTCTCGTCCATGTCCCCGGGAATGAAGAGAAGCAGCAAACATTTCGGATCAAGGTTTCAGATTACCTACTTCCACCAGCTAGTAACGCATGCAGGGGTTGCACATCTCAGGAATCGTCCTGTAGTGTGGAGAAGAAATAA